One Sulfolobales archaeon genomic window, GGGGTAGTTATGAGAATTACATCTGATTCTAGAGAGTGCAGATTAGGTGCTGATGAATCATTAAAGCTTTCGACAACTACAATATCATGTCTCCTGAAGATCTCTTCCAGACATCTATCACTATGTATAACACCTTCCCAGAGTATTTCCTCCAGATCTGCTGCTGAAATCTCTTCAGGTCTGGAATTAAGTCTTTCGATCAGAAGATCTACTTCTTTTTTTAATGCTCCGCTAAGAAGTCTATAGTTATCCTTAACAATATAATGTTTTGAAGGATATCTCTGCGAGGAATTATCGCAGAAGCTGATTCTTATCATAATAGATGACTCGATAGAGGATGAGAAAAGCATTTTATAGAGCAACATTTGATCTATCCTACCATCACGAGCTACATCGTATGGCATTGTAGCTATGTCCAGAGGATTTATAATTTCATAGGGATCATCAGAACCAGCATTTCTCCTAAGCTCCACAACATCATGCCCCAGTAGAATTCCTTCATCTATAGAGTAGTAGAAGGTATCAGCCTGATACCAAAGACTATGACCGGCTATAGGCTTTGAAACACCTATATCAAACCCTTTCTCGCGTAAAAATCTTGCAATCTCTTTAGCTACTGTAGTCTTCCCAGAATCATGTGGTAGAAGCCCTGAGATAAGGATCCTAATGCTTTTCAAGGACCTCTCCTCAGATATTAACGAGGGCTTCAGAATTTTAAAATTAGTTTAACTTGTTAAGAGCTCTATGCAAGAAGATCTTATTATACTATCTAGAGAAAATAATTCTTATGATCCCATTATAGAGTATTATTGCTGAGAAAACTAGAAGTGTTGTGAACGAGAAGATTTTTACTATGAGAATCGTAGCTCTACTACTCTTGTAGTAGCCTTTTCTTACAGCTAGAGGAAATAATATGATCCAGAGTAGTATGGCTATAAACAATCCTAAAACTGCTGAGAATCCAAATATAGAAATGAAAGAGAGACCTGCTGTAAGCCACCAGAGGATCTGGTATGGATTTGTAACTCCGAGAACCAGAGACGTGACATATGCCATCAGAATCCTAGAGCTGTTATCAGGGTTAGAGTTTCCTCTCTGACTCTCCTCACTACTTCTCAGAATAGTTATAGCTAGAATCAGCATGTATAAACCTCCTGAGATATAGAAGATCTCGATAGGAAGGCTTCTCACCAGCTCGTAGGTTTTATATGTAAGAATCATAAAAAGAAGATCTGCTGTAAGAGCTCCAGCACCTGTTGAAAAACCTAAAGAGAAAGATCTGATAGATCTTGCAGCTATGAGAGCGTTCATAGGACCTGGAGGAACAGCTAGTGAGAGTCCGTAAAAGAATCCATAGATAAAACTTTTTACGATCTCTGAGAAGATTGACACCTCTCACATCTTTAATTTCTTGATATCTCTACAAGAAATTAAATACCTAGTCATCTAAATCTAGGAAGACAACCAACTTTTTGATCTCGATTAATACCTAAAACTTATTTAAAATAATATGATCTTTACCCACGAGATTATCTTTTAATTTCTAATATTTTATTGATAAGAAATACCTCTACTCAAAATATTTTTATTGAACTTTTCTCGCATATTCTAAACCCTTTAAAAAGGGGTATAGGTTTTTAAGCATTGAAAATTTTAAATATAGAGGTGCGGTTATATGGGTGAAGAAATTGTTTTTGTTAGGAGAGCTTCAGGACTTATCAGAGAACTCGGCTGGTTTGACATAGCTATATGGGCTCTTGCAACACCTGCAGCTTCTGGCATGACATACTATACTGTTAAGATTCTTGGAGACCCCAGTGCTTATGGAGGTAATATAGCTCTTGCATTCTTCATAGCTGGATTAATGTTTCTACCCCTGGTGATAGGTTTTGCTCTCATAGTTGCTTCATACCCTAGATCCGGAAGTCTCTATGTATTTGTATCGAGAACAATACACCCGGTTCTAGGCTTTCTACCATTCTGGTACTTTATTGTGGGTGGAGGTTCTGCTATTGCGTCAGGCTTCCTGCTATTCATAGGGGTGAAAGCTCTGAGCGGTCCTCTCGTGGTAGCGGGTTTGTCTAGTGGTAGAGAGGATCTTATAAGTCTGGGAGAAGCTTTCACGAATCCTATTAATCAAATGATTATAGCAATGATCCTTGTTGCAGTGATCTGGGCTATAAATTACATGGGGATGAAGATCATCAAGTGGGTTATGAGAATAATGACACTACTACCTCTAACAGTCACAGTAGTAGTGCTGATAGCATTATTAACACTAGGTCCTGGAGGAGGTGTCTCCAGATTTGATTATATATTCGGAGCTGGAGTTTCTGATAAGATCATGCAGGCAGCATATAATGAAACTATTGCTAAATCCTACGGCATATCAATACTCACACCAAATGATGTGCTTACAGGAACATACGGAATGCTACTATGGACCTTATGGGCGTGGACAGGTCTTGAGATCGTGACTTTCGTAGGCAGCGAGGTTAAAGATCCTTCGAGAAGTTATTTAAGAGGATATGCCGTAGGATTTATAATGGTTATGATTCTATATCTTGCTAATGCAGCGATCCTTCCATGGGTTTTCAATTATAATTTCCTTGCTGCATACTCCTACCTTAAGTATGAGCACGAGGATGTTCTAAAAAGCATTCTCCAAGGCAAGCCAGCTCCAGATGCTTCAGTACCATTCTATGCCGCCATAGCTTTTCCAAATCCTATTATTGCAATAGTAATAGGTCTGGCATACTTCTTATGGTATTTCAACACGGTAATACCCATATGGGTTGGTGGTGTGAGAGGATTTTTTGCAATGGCTTTCGACAGAGCTCTGCCCGAGAAAATAGCTGAGGTGTCTCCGAGATGGGCTGCACCTACGTGGGCTAATCATGTCACAGCTCTGCTAGCTCTCTTCGGAGCATTCATGACGCTTCTAGAGAACATGGGCTACGGGCTTGCAACAGCTTTGATCTCTTTCCTAGACTTCAGCGTCTTTCTATTCGTATGGCCTGTAGGTCTTGCTCTCATGCTAGTCCCATGGTGGAGACCTGAGCTTTTCGAGAGAATGGTGTTTCCATCAAAAATTCTAGCTACAGCTGTTGGAACCATTATATTTGGCTTAGGCTGGTTCTTCATGATACTGACATCATATACAGAACCTATGATTGTTCTCATAAACATTCTCGTAGGAGTTATAGGCTTGCTAATCTTCACCTACATGGCTGCTAGAAACAGAGCTAGAGGAATAGATCCTTCTAAGATCTATGCTCAAATACCTCCAGCATAAGGTTTTAAAAATGTAAAGACTTTTTTAAGTATCCTCGTATAATTAATATTCAGAAGATGGTGATCAGATGATTAGAATATTCTTCTCGGTAGACGTCCACGGATCAACTCTTGTATGGAGAAAATGGCTTAAAGCCTTCGAACTCTATAAGGTGAACACTCTAATCTTATCAGGAGATCTTACCGGAAAGGTTTTGGTACCTATAATCAGGAGATCTAGTGGAATTCACACTGCAAGGTACTTTGGAAGAGTGTGGGAGCTTAAGAATGAGGAAGAGATCAGAGCATTCGAAGAAAGGCTTGAAGGTGCTGGAGCATATTATGTGAGAGTTGATGAGAAAGAACTTGAAGATCTAAAAGCCTCACCGGAGAAAGTGAATAAACTGATCATTGAGAAGATGATTGAAAGACTTAGAAAATGGCTTGACATGCTTGTTGAGAAGATTGATACTAGGAAGGTCACGACTATTGTAATGCCTGGAAACGATGATGAGTATGTAATCGATGATGTGATTAAAGAGTATAGTGATAGAGGTGTTATATATCCTGTTGATAGAGTTGTAGAGCTAGGTGATGCTGAGATGATCTCATGTCCATATGTGAATCCTACCCCGTGGAACACTCCTCGAGAGATGAAAGAAGGAGATTTGGAGAAGTATCTTGAAAGGCAGATCTCAAAGCTTAGGAAGCCTTCAGAAGCGGTTTTCAATATACATCCTCCACCATATAACACGCATCTAGATCTAGCTCCTATGCTTGGTAAGGATCTGAAGCCTGTAACAATAGCTGGAGTAGTTCAATATGAGCATGTAGGAAGTAAAGCTGTGAGAAAGATCATAGAGAAATACCAGCCTTTAATAGGATTGCATGGTCATATACATGAATCTGGTGGTATGGATAGAATTAAGAAAACAATTGTTGTCAACCCAGGCAGTGAGTATAGTGAGGGTGTTTTAAAAGGGTTCATAGTAGAAATCGATGGAGGAAAACTTATAAATTATTGGAAGGTTGAGGGTTGATGAGTCTAGGTAGAAAAGTTTCTCTTCCAGCAGATGAGTTCGTTAGAGAAGCTATTAATATAATAGATCGTGCTAGGGATAGAGGTGTTATTCTAAGAGTATTAGGAGCAGTAGCGATATATATACACTCTCTAGATAAACCAGATACTCTTAAAATCTATAATGTTATGAGAAGATTCGAGGGAGAAGAAGCTGTTTTCACAGACCTAGATCTAATAGGATATAGTAAGCAGAGGAAGAATGTAATCGAATTCTTCGAAAAAGATCTCAGGTTTAAAACAGATCCTTACGTTAAAGCTTTATTTGGAGCTAAAAGACTTGTATACTATCATCCTCAGGATTTATATCATGTTGATATATTCTTCGACAAACTAGAGTTCAGCCATGATGTAGAATTCGGTAGCACTCCTGGAAGGGGGAGACTTGAGCTGGATTATCCTACGATATCACTGGCAGATATAGTTCTCGAGAAACTTCAGATCCATGAGATAAACAGAAAAGATCTTGTGGATCTCATAGTATTATTTCACGGACATCAACTCTGTAGAGAGAGGGGTGTTATTGATAGAGATTGTATAGATGATGATTATATAGCAGATATACTATCCAGAGACTGGGGGTTCTGGTATGATGCAACTACTAATCTGAGAAAACTTGCGTATATTGTGTCATCAGAGTTCTCAAGCATAGATCCTGAATCTTCTAGGATTGTACTTCAGAGAGTGGATCTTCTTCTTAGCTCAATAGATCAGAAGCCTAAGTCTAGAGATTGGATCAAAAGATCTAAGATAGGGACATCAAAACCCTGGTATAGAACGGTAGAAGAGCTAGAGAGATAAACCAAGTCTGGTATAATGGTTTTAGTGACATCTTAAGACATAATCTATATTTTATATACTTCTCTTCTCCTAAATATCCTCTTCAAAGACTTTTTTACCTGCCTTAGCGTCTTTACTTTCGTGATATTATAAAGATTGAACATATTATTTTTACATGGTGAGCTCTATATCACTTCCACTAGATACCGTGTTCAAGCTTATTCTCGAGAATATGAAGAGATCTGGAAATCCTATAGGAGTTGGTTCTGATATATGTGTTGAATGGTCTCGAGGGCTTGATCTTCCGAGAGGTGGTAGGAGTGTTATATATACCTCATGTATGTATCAGATGGCTCCTTACATTAAGCGTTTTGTGGATCAAATCGAGAGATTAGAAGGTTTAAAAGGTTCTAGCGTGGTGCTCAGGCTTGGAAGTATCTTGGGAAGATTCATAGATCTCTCAGCGATTCTGAGGATTCCTGAAGATGAGATCAAGAGATCCTCAAATATAATAAGAAACATAGTATCCGCTCTTAGAAGAGTAGATAGAGATCTTGGATATCTTTATGAAGACGAACCATACAGCGGTGCTCTTCTATATGAGCTAGGTCTTGAAGAAGCTTTTGAAGAGCATATTAAGAAGGTTCTAGAAATTTTCAGAAGATATAAGGTTGAAAGAGTTTACACTATAGATCCTCATACACATCATGTTCTGAAGCATGTGTATCCCTCATATGTGGAGAAGCTCGATCTAGAGGTTGTACACTATCTTGAGGTTCTCTCTCGAGAAAATCTTGATCTCAAGAGAGAAGGTTCTTCGGAAGAGAATTCTTACGTTATTCACGATCCATGTCTTCTGGTTAGATATTCAAATATAATAGATCCTCAGAGAATTGTTCTGAACAAGCTTAACGTGAGATTTCAAGAACCTCTGAGAAGTCGCGTGAGAACAAGATGTTGTGGAGGTCCTATAGAATCTATAGCTCCTAGAGTTTCAGGTTCTGTAGCACGTGTGAGACTTGAAGAGCTTACGAAATACTCTAACAAGATCATTGTTATGTGTCCTATATGCTATGTTAGTCTTAGCAGGTATTCTAAAGATTATAATGCCATGATACACGATCTCGCTGAATTCCTAGGGTGAGCCTGCTTGAGAGAAGTTTATGAAAAACTGAGAAAAACTCTTGATGATAAGGAGATGAGAGATCAGATTACAAGGATTACTACAGAGTCTTCTGATAAGATATGGAGACTACTAGAAGAGTATCCTCACATAGTTGCATGGGCTGAGGAGGTTAGAAAGATTAAGGAGATGGTGTTAAGAGATCTCGAAAATTATATTGAGAAAGCTATGAGAAGTATTGAGAAGATGGGTGGCAGAGCATACCTCGCCAGAGATGGTGAGGAGGCGAGGAGGATTATAAGAGATATAATAGGATCTAGCAAGATCGTTATTAAAGCTAAGAGCATGGCTACTGAGGAGATCGAGTTAAACAAATTTTTAGAGGATTTAGGTGTGGAAGTAGTGGAAACAGATCTAGGCATGTTCCTCGTACAGATACTTGGAGAAGAACCTTCTCATCCTGTAGCTCCTGCAATCCACATAACCAGAGATAGAATCATAAAAGGACTTAAGAAGATCCGTATTAGAATACCTGACACAGCCTCTCCAGAGGAGATAGCGTCTGCTGTGAGAGATTATCTAAGGAAGAAGATATTCTCAGCTAGTGTAGGGATCTCGGGCGCGAATTCTCTTGCTGCAGATACAGGAGCTATAGTGCTTGTAGAGAATGAGAGTAATATAAGACTTGTCACATCAATACCAGAAAAACACATAGCACTAATCCCTGTAGATAAGATCATGCCATCACTTGAGGATGCTATAAAAGCTGCTCTGGTTCAAGCCGCTTATGACGGGCTCTATCCACCTACGTATCTTAGTATTATAACAGGTCCTAGCTCTACAGCCGATATAGAGCATAAGAGAGTTATAGGAGCTCAAGGACCTAGAGAACTTCACATAGTGCTTCTCGATAACGGAAGGCTTAGAATCTCTAGAGATCCTATTTTCCACGAGATTCTTAAATGTATTAGATGTGGTAGATGCGTGTTCGAATGCCCGATCTACCAGTCTATAGGACCTGGATTCGGGTTTAAAGGTTTTAATGGTCCTATGGGTGTTGTATGGCTTTATGTACTAGGAGAATTCGAGGCAGCAGGATATCTGAGCATGTTATGCGCCCACGCTGGGATTTGTCGCGAGGTATGTCCTATGAAAATAGATCTGCCTAAACTTATTACAAGAATAAAATCTATGCATGTTAGGAAAATCCTCTCAGAATCTCAGGATAAGGCCTCATAGAATTCAGATTATTTTCTAGAGTTAAGCAACCTTCTCATAGCCACAACCACGCCGGGTATATCTATTCTGGCAGGACATGCAGGCACACATGCTGCGCAGAGAAGGCATGTGTATATGTACTCGTATGTAGCCTTAGAATATATCCCTTCGAGGTAGAGTAGAGATACTCTAATTCTCCCCCTAGGACCGTAGCCTCTCAAGCCATTGATATCTATGGTGGGGCATTCAAACTCGCAGAATCCGCAGAAAACACACTTTGACACTTCTCTCCTTATAAACTCTATATCTTTTTCTTCACTTCTCAATAGGTATCACTCTACCTGGATTTAGAATCCCTCCCGGATCGAATGTCTTTTTAATTTCTCTCATTAGGTTCAAGGTATGCTCTGATTCTCTGTATCTGAACTCTTCTCTGAGAAGCTCTATCTTCATAGTACCTATACCATGTTCAGCGCTGACACTTCCTCCTAATCTGACTGCTTCTAAGGCTATTTCTCTCCCCATTTTCAAGACTAGATCTCTGTCCTTAGGATCCTCAAGATCTCCTTCGAACTTGGGATGTAGATTCCCGTCTCCTATATGACCTCCTACATAGATCTCTCTAGCATATCTAGTGCTTATACTCTCTAGAGTGTTCAGATAATCTTGGATCCTTGATATCGGGACTACCACATCTTCTATAATTATATATTTCATCTTTCTAGCTCTAACAGTTGCAGGATACATAGATCTTCTTAACTGATATATCTTATCAAAATCAGGATCTCTATCTGTAGCCATGTAATAACTTTTTATACCATGTCTGGAGAGTATCTCTACGGCTCTTCTGAAGATCTCGTCAGCTTGTGAGGATCTTTCTAACTCGAAATCTGTTATAATAGCATGTCCTTCTCCGAAGTATATTCCTGTAACCTCTTTAACTTTTTCTACAATCTTATCCGACATATACTCTGAGATCAGAGGAACTCCAAACTCTTCTCTGAGATCTAGAAATGCTCTAAATGCCTTCTCAAAAGAATCCGAGTAATACAACAACCTCGCAATACTCCTCGGCTTAGGCCATAGCTTTAGAATTGCACTTGATATAATCCCTAGCGTGCCTTCAGATCCTACTAGAAGCCTTACCATGTCATATCCTTGCCTGCATTTTACAGTTCTACAGCCAATCCTATGAATCCTTCCTAGACCATCTACGAACTCGAGTCCTAAAACCCAATCTCTCATAGTACCATATCTAGCTCCTCTAAGACCTCCGGCTCCTGAGGCTATGGCGCCGCCAAGTGTAGCAGCTTTAGAGGAAGCTGGATCTACGGGGAAGAAAAGTCCTGATCTATTCATCTCTAGATATTCGTTTAATTCTTCAATTCTTATACCAGCTTCTGCGATTATATATCTATCAGTTCTAGAGAACTCTATAACTCTTCTCATACGCCCAGTGTATATTATTACACCATACTCAAGCTGTGTAAATTGATTCAGAGATGTAATACTTATAACAGAAGATCCTAGGGCTAGACTTGTTGCAGCTCCTTGAGGTATCACAGGAATCTTCTCCTTATAACATAGTTTAACAATCTCGCTAATCTCTCTCGAACTCTCCGGAGACACTATAATAAATCTTCTAGAGAGATCCTTAGGTAAGAGAGGAAAAGAAACTGCATCAACACTGTGAAGACCTAGCACAACAGGATCCTGAGAAACCTTATCGGAGCCTACAAGCTTCTTAATTTTACCATATATCTCTTCAATCTTCATAGGAGTAGGCCTTCTAACTAATATAGTGGAGAAGTAGTTAAAATTAGTTATTAAAAGGAGATCTTCGGGATATTTATATTGTTCTCCTAAGACTAGAATTCCCAGAATCTAGATTAGATCTTCGCATTATTCTTCGAAAACATGAATCTGAGGATTAAATCACCATCAAAAAACTCCTCTCATCGCAAGATCATTCTCACAAACCTTCTAACTCTTCTGCATAATTCAAATCACTTAATGATCACTTAATAGGGATCAAGTAGATCTAGTATAAGAAGATCGGAAAAGATCGAAGCTTTCTATAGAGTTGAATTCTTTTAAGTTCTCATAATAATTCTCTATATGACGAGTGGTGGATGAGGATGAGCAAGGCATCTCATATAAGATTTAAAACACCTCCTGAGATCGCTGAGAAAGCATATGAGCTAGTTTCTAAGGCTAGAACTAGTGGTGGGAAGATCAAGAAAGGTGTTAATGAAACCACCAAGGCTGTTGAAAGAGGCGAGGCTAAGCTTGTTGTAATAGCTGAGGATGTTAATCCTCCAGAAGTTGTTCTTCATCTACCATATCTCTGCGAGGAGAAGAAGGTTCCATACATCTATGTTCCTAGCAAGGCTAGACTTGGTCAGGCAGCTGGAATACAAGTTGCGGCTTCATCGGTGGCTATCATAGATCCTGGAGATGCTAAGGATCTTTTAAACGAGCTTGTTAAAGCTTATAACGAGCTTAGAGTAAAAGGCTGATGATTTTTTCCTTATAAATTCTTGCTCGAATAACTTTTTAGAGGGCTTAGAGTTGAGCTTAGCTCAGATACTTAAAGGACTTGCCTTTTCACAGGTAATGATACTAGCATACTCTCTCGTACTCACCTTCTTCCCACAATACTACCAGTATATTATAATCCTTGTGTTCATAACATTTCTTTCCTACTCATTTTTAGTATCTTTTAGAAGAATGAGATCTAGTACTAGAAGTAGTGATGCTGAGTATGTGAGAAGTGGTAGAGTATTTGTTAAAGCCCAGCCTAGTAAGGTTATAGAGTTGATAAATAAAGATGATAAACTGATCCATGATATGAGACCTCAGATGAGATTTATGGCTTCCTCACTCATAGCTCTTCCGATAGTATTCATCATATACTATCCATATATAGAGTTTGTGATGCCTTACTTCAGATCTTTTGATGGTATTATATACTCCTTCATAGGTTATCTAATATTATTCGAATTGTTATTCATGACACCATGGATCATAAACAGATTTTTTATAATGAAAGGAGATATAAGAATGATCCAACCTCTGAGAGATTACATAATAACCTCCAGAGGAATTCAAGCTACTGGTCTGCTACTGAAGTTTCCCGCAGATTCTTCCGGGTATAAGGTTTATTGTAATAAAAAGAGAAGATTCATAGATATAGAAGTACCTCCTCAAACCCAATCTCTTACAGGAGCTAGAATAGTTCCTATCTACAGACTCTATATGAGTGAAAGCGATCTTTTGAAAGCTATAGAGTGCTTGGAAAAATTCGGAGGTTTTTCTGTGAGATGTGAGTGACTAGCATGAGTGACAGAGATCATGAACTTTTCAAAGGAAGGAAAGAAGAGAAGAGATACTTCGACTCAGATCTTCTAGAGACAGTTGAAGAAGTCTTCGACAGTGCCACTATAGCTACCATATTAAATCTCATTAGATCCAAATGTCTGAAAAGAATTAAAGGAGTTATATCAGCTGGTAAGGAGGCTCGAGTGTACTGGGGCGAGAGTTTTGAAGGTAGAGACATAGCTCTTAAGATCTATTATGTGACAACCTCAGAATTCAGAAGATCTATATGGAAGTATCTTGCAGGAGATCCAAGGTTCGAGGATTATAAAGGTATGAATTGGAGGAGACTTATATATCTCTGGGCTTCCAAGGAGTATTCTAATCTAATTAGACTGAGTAAAGCTGGTGTGAGAGTGCCTAAGCCCTTGTGCAAGAAGAATAATGTCATAGTTTTAGAGTTCATAGGTAAGGAGGGTGTTAGAGCTCCACTACTTAAAGAAGCCTATGAAGAGAAACTTCTCTCTGAAGAGGATCTCAGGAGAATATATGAGGACTTAATAGAGCAGATTCATAAGATGGTTGTAGATGCCGGGATAGTTCATGCTGATCTAAGTGAGTATAATATTATGATATATGAGGGGAAGCCTTATATAATAGACGTCTCTCAGGCAGTATCCGTAAAAAGTGCAAATGCTCTCGAATTTCTAAGACATGATATATATACTATAGTGAATTTCTTTAGAAGAGCTGGAGTTGAGACAGAAGATCCTGAGCATATTATGAGAAAACTTCTTGATGAACTTGATATTGCATAATCCGAGAAATTGAAATTATTCATATTAAGTTCTGGAGTATCTCTATACTATTCTTTGAATCTCTCCTAATTTTTAGTTTTAATAATAGATATTGATAGATATTCTATGAGAATGAAGAATAAGTATGAAAATTCTTATCTCGAGAGTAGCGAGAGGAGAATTCTAGTGAGAATATCAGATCCTCTACCGCTTATAGGTCATATAGCTTTTGGGATTATTGACAGAGGTAGTAATATTCTCCAGGTCAGACCTTTC contains:
- a CDS encoding serine protein kinase RIO: MSDRDHELFKGRKEEKRYFDSDLLETVEEVFDSATIATILNLIRSKCLKRIKGVISAGKEARVYWGESFEGRDIALKIYYVTTSEFRRSIWKYLAGDPRFEDYKGMNWRRLIYLWASKEYSNLIRLSKAGVRVPKPLCKKNNVIVLEFIGKEGVRAPLLKEAYEEKLLSEEDLRRIYEDLIEQIHKMVVDAGIVHADLSEYNIMIYEGKPYIIDVSQAVSVKSANALEFLRHDIYTIVNFFRRAGVETEDPEHIMRKLLDELDIA
- a CDS encoding LysE family translocator, which produces MSIFSEIVKSFIYGFFYGLSLAVPPGPMNALIAARSIRSFSLGFSTGAGALTADLLFMILTYKTYELVRSLPIEIFYISGGLYMLILAITILRSSEESQRGNSNPDNSSRILMAYVTSLVLGVTNPYQILWWLTAGLSFISIFGFSAVLGLFIAILLWIILFPLAVRKGYYKSSRATILIVKIFSFTTLLVFSAIILYNGIIRIIFSR
- a CDS encoding APC family permease, which translates into the protein MGEEIVFVRRASGLIRELGWFDIAIWALATPAASGMTYYTVKILGDPSAYGGNIALAFFIAGLMFLPLVIGFALIVASYPRSGSLYVFVSRTIHPVLGFLPFWYFIVGGGSAIASGFLLFIGVKALSGPLVVAGLSSGREDLISLGEAFTNPINQMIIAMILVAVIWAINYMGMKIIKWVMRIMTLLPLTVTVVVLIALLTLGPGGGVSRFDYIFGAGVSDKIMQAAYNETIAKSYGISILTPNDVLTGTYGMLLWTLWAWTGLEIVTFVGSEVKDPSRSYLRGYAVGFIMVMILYLANAAILPWVFNYNFLAAYSYLKYEHEDVLKSILQGKPAPDASVPFYAAIAFPNPIIAIVIGLAYFLWYFNTVIPIWVGGVRGFFAMAFDRALPEKIAEVSPRWAAPTWANHVTALLALFGAFMTLLENMGYGLATALISFLDFSVFLFVWPVGLALMLVPWWRPELFERMVFPSKILATAVGTIIFGLGWFFMILTSYTEPMIVLINILVGVIGLLIFTYMAARNRARGIDPSKIYAQIPPA
- a CDS encoding lactate utilization protein B, with the protein product MREVYEKLRKTLDDKEMRDQITRITTESSDKIWRLLEEYPHIVAWAEEVRKIKEMVLRDLENYIEKAMRSIEKMGGRAYLARDGEEARRIIRDIIGSSKIVIKAKSMATEEIELNKFLEDLGVEVVETDLGMFLVQILGEEPSHPVAPAIHITRDRIIKGLKKIRIRIPDTASPEEIASAVRDYLRKKIFSASVGISGANSLAADTGAIVLVENESNIRLVTSIPEKHIALIPVDKIMPSLEDAIKAALVQAAYDGLYPPTYLSIITGPSSTADIEHKRVIGAQGPRELHIVLLDNGRLRISRDPIFHEILKCIRCGRCVFECPIYQSIGPGFGFKGFNGPMGVVWLYVLGEFEAAGYLSMLCAHAGICREVCPMKIDLPKLITRIKSMHVRKILSESQDKAS
- a CDS encoding DUF2208 family protein encodes the protein MSLAQILKGLAFSQVMILAYSLVLTFFPQYYQYIIILVFITFLSYSFLVSFRRMRSSTRSSDAEYVRSGRVFVKAQPSKVIELINKDDKLIHDMRPQMRFMASSLIALPIVFIIYYPYIEFVMPYFRSFDGIIYSFIGYLILFELLFMTPWIINRFFIMKGDIRMIQPLRDYIITSRGIQATGLLLKFPADSSGYKVYCNKKRRFIDIEVPPQTQSLTGARIVPIYRLYMSESDLLKAIECLEKFGGFSVRCE
- the rpl7ae gene encoding 50S ribosomal protein L7Ae, with product MSKASHIRFKTPPEIAEKAYELVSKARTSGGKIKKGVNETTKAVERGEAKLVVIAEDVNPPEVVLHLPYLCEEKKVPYIYVPSKARLGQAAGIQVAASSVAIIDPGDAKDLLNELVKAYNELRVKG
- a CDS encoding (Fe-S)-binding protein, giving the protein MRSEEKDIEFIRREVSKCVFCGFCEFECPTIDINGLRGYGPRGRIRVSLLYLEGIYSKATYEYIYTCLLCAACVPACPARIDIPGVVVAMRRLLNSRK
- a CDS encoding (Fe-S)-binding protein, which codes for MVSSISLPLDTVFKLILENMKRSGNPIGVGSDICVEWSRGLDLPRGGRSVIYTSCMYQMAPYIKRFVDQIERLEGLKGSSVVLRLGSILGRFIDLSAILRIPEDEIKRSSNIIRNIVSALRRVDRDLGYLYEDEPYSGALLYELGLEEAFEEHIKKVLEIFRRYKVERVYTIDPHTHHVLKHVYPSYVEKLDLEVVHYLEVLSRENLDLKREGSSEENSYVIHDPCLLVRYSNIIDPQRIVLNKLNVRFQEPLRSRVRTRCCGGPIESIAPRVSGSVARVRLEELTKYSNKIIVMCPICYVSLSRYSKDYNAMIHDLAEFLG
- a CDS encoding FAD-binding oxidoreductase; this encodes MKIEEIYGKIKKLVGSDKVSQDPVVLGLHSVDAVSFPLLPKDLSRRFIIVSPESSREISEIVKLCYKEKIPVIPQGAATSLALGSSVISITSLNQFTQLEYGVIIYTGRMRRVIEFSRTDRYIIAEAGIRIEELNEYLEMNRSGLFFPVDPASSKAATLGGAIASGAGGLRGARYGTMRDWVLGLEFVDGLGRIHRIGCRTVKCRQGYDMVRLLVGSEGTLGIISSAILKLWPKPRSIARLLYYSDSFEKAFRAFLDLREEFGVPLISEYMSDKIVEKVKEVTGIYFGEGHAIITDFELERSSQADEIFRRAVEILSRHGIKSYYMATDRDPDFDKIYQLRRSMYPATVRARKMKYIIIEDVVVPISRIQDYLNTLESISTRYAREIYVGGHIGDGNLHPKFEGDLEDPKDRDLVLKMGREIALEAVRLGGSVSAEHGIGTMKIELLREEFRYRESEHTLNLMREIKKTFDPGGILNPGRVIPIEK